One Manihot esculenta cultivar AM560-2 chromosome 18, M.esculenta_v8, whole genome shotgun sequence genomic window carries:
- the LOC110610244 gene encoding uncharacterized protein LOC110610244: protein MGNSLRCCLACVLPCGALDLIRIVHLNGHVEEITRPITAGEILKANPNHVLSKPSSQGVVRRILIISPESELKRGSIYFLIPASSLPLEKKKTGRKFTRKKYSSSRKSKKSNPDDLTSDCDRYLTGIISSNNKSLRRDHRTCRTGIWQPRLERITED, encoded by the coding sequence atgggTAATAGCTTAAGGTGTTGTTTGGCTTGTGTTCTTCCCTGTGGAGCCCTAGACTTGATTCGTATAGTTCATTTGAATGGCCACGTAGAGGAAATAACACGTCCTATCACAGCAGGAGAGATCCTAAAGGCTAACCCGAACCATGTTCTCAGCAAGCCATCTTCTCAAGGCGTTGTCCGGAGAATCTTAATCATCTCGCCGGAGTCCGAGCTCAAAAGAGGCAGCATATACTTTCTTATTCCAGCTTCTTCATTGCCACTGGAGAAGAAAAAGACTGGAAGAAAATTCACCCGCAAGAAGTACTCCTCGTCAAGGAAGAGCAAAAAATCCAACCCAGATGATCTTACATCTGATTGTGATCGTTACCTAACAGGTATAATCTCCTCAAATAACAAATCCTTACGTCGTGATCACCGGACTTGCCGTACCGGAATATGGCAGCCTCGTCTAGAGAGGATCACTGAAGATTAA